A region from the Hypericibacter adhaerens genome encodes:
- a CDS encoding nuclear transport factor 2 family protein yields MTSALTPRRAIEIYCEAFARRDAGAMEPLFAENAVFDLPLHDARLHGRAQIMRETRTAIRGLKNIEVVLDHVTEQGSTAFAEGYFCAENVGIPPHVDGRPSRLDFKFVAVAVVENGKVARWTEYFDTKPLKPLERTRIYPITRRSPYWQGTEEAGVSEFMIYNHVYFPLVYHHSPAEEYAALTERVTLWDVGCERQTEIAGPDAVAFASHLTTRDLAKLKPGDCRYTIACDPDGQIICDPVLLHPRKDLVWLSHGDADLTLWARGIALDGRFKVEVREPDVAPLQIQGPHAAEVLRPLTEAPLDRIGFYKCVTTRVAGIEAVVSRTGWSGGPGYEVFPLSSRGAMDLWNALREAGRPYEMMVVGPIVDRAVEKGVTDTAYHSNSGMNPYEAGHGRLVDLDKGEFVGRAALARIAAEGPKRKTVGLFIEGELPRLEWYWPLEDEHGRPGEVRWAVHSWALDRSIGIALVDASLEVGDSVRVHHPLGSPRATVTTLPFV; encoded by the coding sequence ATGACGAGCGCCCTGACGCCCCGCCGCGCCATCGAGATCTATTGCGAAGCCTTCGCCCGGCGCGACGCCGGCGCGATGGAGCCGCTGTTCGCCGAGAATGCCGTGTTCGACCTGCCGCTCCATGACGCACGGCTCCACGGCCGCGCCCAGATCATGCGCGAGACCCGCACCGCGATCCGAGGCCTCAAGAACATCGAGGTCGTGCTCGACCATGTCACCGAGCAGGGCTCGACCGCGTTCGCCGAGGGTTATTTCTGCGCGGAGAATGTCGGCATCCCGCCGCATGTCGACGGACGGCCGTCCCGCCTCGATTTCAAGTTCGTCGCCGTGGCCGTGGTCGAGAACGGCAAGGTCGCGCGCTGGACGGAATATTTCGACACCAAGCCGCTGAAGCCGCTCGAGCGCACGCGGATCTATCCGATCACCCGCCGCTCGCCCTACTGGCAGGGCACCGAGGAAGCCGGCGTGTCGGAATTCATGATCTACAACCATGTCTATTTTCCGCTCGTCTATCATCATTCGCCGGCCGAGGAATATGCGGCGCTGACGGAGCGCGTGACCCTGTGGGATGTCGGCTGCGAGCGCCAGACCGAGATCGCCGGCCCCGACGCCGTCGCCTTCGCGAGCCACCTGACCACGCGCGACCTCGCCAAGCTCAAGCCCGGCGATTGCCGCTACACCATCGCCTGCGATCCGGACGGGCAGATCATCTGCGATCCCGTGCTGCTCCATCCGCGCAAGGATCTGGTCTGGCTGTCGCATGGCGATGCCGACCTGACGCTCTGGGCGCGCGGCATCGCGCTCGACGGGCGCTTCAAGGTCGAGGTGCGCGAGCCCGACGTGGCGCCGCTGCAGATCCAGGGACCGCACGCGGCCGAGGTGCTGCGTCCGCTAACCGAGGCGCCGCTCGACCGAATCGGCTTCTACAAATGCGTGACGACGCGCGTCGCCGGGATCGAAGCCGTGGTCTCGCGCACCGGCTGGAGCGGCGGGCCGGGCTACGAGGTGTTCCCGCTCTCGAGCCGCGGCGCCATGGATCTGTGGAACGCGCTGCGCGAGGCCGGGCGCCCCTACGAGATGATGGTGGTGGGGCCGATCGTCGATCGCGCCGTCGAGAAGGGCGTCACCGATACCGCCTATCACAGCAACTCGGGCATGAACCCTTACGAGGCCGGCCATGGAAGGCTGGTCGATCTCGACAAGGGCGAGTTCGTCGGGCGCGCAGCCCTGGCGCGAATCGCTGCCGAAGGCCCGAAGCGCAAGACGGTCGGCCTCTTCATCGAAGGGGAGCTGCCGCGACTCGAGTGGTATTGGCCGCTCGAGGACGAACATGGCCGCCCCGGCGAGGTGCGCTGGGCGGTCCATTCCTGGGCGCTCGACCGCAGCATCGGCATCGCGCTGGTCGATGCCTCGCTCGAGGTCGGTGACAGCGTCCGGGTACATCACCCGTTAGGCAGCCCGCGCGCAACGGTCACCACCCTGCCCTTTGTGTGA
- a CDS encoding nuclear transport factor 2 family protein, with the protein MASLLQSYLDAFAARNADALSALFAEAALYELPLLGQRLVGRREIKAGLARAFALAERCAFEVSGVQSAGEATIAEGRLTAKLHRDQAPVAIPAAIVLQVRDGAIHRLSTYLDARPHRLWSDGPVFAATR; encoded by the coding sequence ATGGCCTCCCTCCTCCAGTCCTATCTCGACGCCTTCGCCGCCCGGAACGCCGATGCGCTGTCGGCCCTCTTCGCCGAAGCCGCTCTCTACGAGCTTCCCTTGCTGGGCCAACGGCTGGTCGGGCGCCGCGAGATCAAGGCGGGCCTCGCCCGCGCCTTCGCGCTGGCGGAGCGTTGCGCCTTCGAGGTGAGCGGCGTCCAGTCCGCGGGCGAGGCGACGATCGCCGAGGGCCGCCTCACGGCCAAGCTCCACCGCGATCAGGCTCCGGTCGCGATACCGGCGGCGATCGTGCTGCAGGTGCGCGACGGCGCCATCCACCGGCTTTCCACCTATCTCGACGCGCGTCCCCACCGGCTCTGGAGCGACGGGCCGGTCTTCGCGGCCACGCGCTGA
- a CDS encoding response regulator transcription factor, with translation MARAHLSRRSKIARPKRRAGAATDLDGLGTVAASIATADFYPRLMQTVARRLEADLAMVMRYSRHSAPDYVAHDDLEPEHMELYRGGLYRVDPVYRLCRNDEPRGVYTLDDVTTPAERSGDYFNIFLALTGMADDLVVLFPGPAGTSIGLAYERKTPFRPAEVARLRQIFPLLEGLQAAHERLMLAKLASLERSPDKPIRIVDHRGRGVFESKSWQRALIDHPGAAARLSALDGEAPASLELAAGLVLHAEPLDAGFALAPNGRLLMLETADDGLPPLDYGQATSRFLEDRLTPRERDIVGLMLLGYPTLKVAERLGLSVNTVKNHKKRLYAKLDITTERELFLNFVSHLFGQR, from the coding sequence ATGGCCAGAGCTCACCTCAGCCGCCGTTCCAAGATCGCCAGACCGAAGCGACGGGCCGGCGCCGCGACGGATCTCGATGGCCTCGGCACGGTGGCCGCTTCCATCGCCACCGCGGATTTCTATCCTCGCCTGATGCAGACGGTCGCCCGGCGGCTCGAGGCCGACCTCGCCATGGTCATGCGCTATTCGCGCCACAGCGCACCCGACTATGTCGCGCATGACGACTTGGAGCCGGAGCATATGGAGCTCTATCGCGGCGGCCTCTACCGCGTCGATCCGGTCTACCGGCTCTGCCGCAACGACGAGCCCCGCGGCGTCTACACGCTCGACGACGTGACCACGCCGGCCGAACGTTCCGGCGACTATTTCAACATCTTCCTCGCGCTCACCGGCATGGCGGACGACCTGGTGGTGCTGTTCCCCGGGCCGGCCGGCACGAGCATCGGGCTCGCCTACGAGCGCAAGACGCCGTTCCGGCCGGCGGAGGTGGCGCGGCTGCGGCAGATCTTTCCGCTGCTCGAAGGGCTGCAGGCCGCGCATGAACGGTTGATGCTGGCGAAGCTCGCGAGCCTGGAGCGATCGCCCGACAAGCCGATCCGCATCGTCGATCACCGGGGCCGGGGCGTGTTCGAGAGCAAGAGCTGGCAGCGCGCGCTGATCGACCATCCGGGCGCCGCCGCCCGGCTGTCGGCGCTCGACGGCGAGGCGCCCGCGAGCCTCGAGCTGGCCGCGGGCCTCGTGCTTCACGCCGAGCCGCTCGATGCGGGCTTCGCGCTGGCGCCCAACGGCCGCCTCCTCATGCTCGAGACGGCCGATGACGGGCTGCCGCCGCTCGATTACGGCCAGGCGACGAGCCGCTTCCTCGAAGACCGGCTGACGCCGCGCGAGCGCGACATCGTCGGGCTGATGCTCCTTGGCTATCCCACGCTCAAGGTGGCCGAGCGCCTCGGCCTCAGCGTGAATACCGTGAAGAACCACAAGAAGCGGCTCTACGCCAAGCTCGACATCACCACCGAGCGCGAGCTGTTCCTCAACTTCGTGTCCCATTTGTTCGGGCAGCGGTAG
- a CDS encoding ABC transporter substrate-binding protein: MAKRIGRRGMLTGAAALLAASIMAPALQAADGLTVFDWAGYDDPNFHQAYTARYSTPPSFTFFADDDEGFQKARAGFKADLAHPCLTTAAKWREAGLIQPIDTARIAAWNDIIPALKELPGVVQDGKVWMVPFDWGNALLIVRTDQVPEADRTLDIFTNPRYKGRIAVSGSVDDAYALAMLALGMQKFEDLNDPAKFQQASDYLAKVRDNQKFYWTDPTQLDQSIASGEIVAAWAWNQSVTAGQGNGVPVEAVTGPKAGASTWVCGYVDMVDGPGSKDLAYDYLNALLDPSAGKYILEAWGYGHSNGKSFAVADKAAVARFGYDDLERFMTNSLFQAGIGVELQQKLADQFEKIKSGF, from the coding sequence ATGGCGAAGCGGATCGGACGTCGCGGGATGCTGACAGGAGCGGCGGCGCTGCTGGCGGCCTCGATCATGGCGCCGGCGCTGCAGGCGGCCGACGGCCTGACGGTGTTTGACTGGGCCGGCTATGACGATCCGAACTTCCATCAGGCCTATACGGCCCGGTACAGCACGCCGCCGAGCTTCACCTTCTTCGCCGACGACGATGAAGGCTTCCAGAAGGCGCGCGCCGGCTTCAAGGCCGATCTCGCCCATCCCTGCCTCACCACCGCGGCCAAGTGGCGGGAGGCCGGTCTGATCCAGCCGATCGACACCGCGCGCATCGCCGCCTGGAACGACATCATCCCCGCGCTGAAGGAACTGCCCGGCGTGGTCCAGGACGGCAAGGTCTGGATGGTGCCGTTCGACTGGGGCAACGCCCTCCTGATCGTGCGCACCGACCAGGTGCCGGAAGCCGACCGCACGCTCGATATCTTCACCAACCCCCGATACAAGGGCCGCATCGCCGTCTCGGGCTCCGTGGACGATGCCTATGCGCTGGCGATGCTGGCGCTCGGCATGCAGAAGTTCGAGGACCTGAACGATCCCGCGAAGTTCCAGCAGGCGAGCGACTATCTCGCGAAGGTGCGGGACAACCAGAAGTTCTACTGGACCGACCCGACCCAGCTCGATCAGTCGATCGCCTCGGGCGAGATCGTCGCCGCCTGGGCCTGGAACCAGTCCGTGACGGCGGGGCAGGGCAATGGCGTGCCGGTCGAGGCGGTGACAGGTCCCAAGGCCGGGGCCAGCACCTGGGTCTGCGGCTATGTCGACATGGTCGACGGGCCGGGCTCGAAGGATCTGGCCTATGACTATCTCAACGCGCTGCTCGATCCGAGCGCCGGCAAATACATCCTCGAGGCCTGGGGCTACGGCCACTCGAACGGCAAATCGTTCGCGGTCGCCGACAAGGCCGCCGTCGCCCGCTTCGGCTATGACGATCTCGAGCGCTTCATGACCAACAGCCTGTTCCAGGCCGGCATCGGCGTCGAGCTGCAGCAAAAGCTCGCGGATCAGTTCGAGAAGATCAAATCCGGATTCTGA
- a CDS encoding SMP-30/gluconolactonase/LRE family protein, protein MLTINPRSFYPEGPLWHQGRLFYVEYSQDRVMCWDGSRNFPVWQASGSGPCALLPAEGDSLWVACYQGDRLERIGLDGRSLERIEPQPADQGFGGPNDMTGDGEGGFFFTGSGRFDIAAPATGRVFHLSRDRKLRCVARDIRFANGIALSPDRRRLFVNAHLGKELLVFEHRPDHGLDGGRRFLHLPDLLPEPAFANGYTGGDGLKIDRAGRLYICQFGAARILICDPDGRLVTALAIPDRDVTNIGFGPDEATLFVTAVSDSWTEPYPGSVYRFANPVTPSAHGRQ, encoded by the coding sequence ATGCTGACGATCAATCCCCGCTCCTTCTATCCCGAGGGGCCGCTCTGGCATCAGGGGCGGCTCTTCTATGTCGAGTATTCGCAAGACCGCGTGATGTGCTGGGACGGCAGCCGCAATTTCCCCGTCTGGCAGGCGTCCGGCAGCGGGCCCTGCGCGCTCCTGCCGGCCGAGGGCGACAGCCTCTGGGTCGCCTGCTACCAGGGGGACCGGCTGGAGCGGATCGGTCTCGACGGGCGGAGCCTCGAGCGCATCGAGCCGCAGCCCGCGGATCAGGGCTTCGGCGGCCCGAACGACATGACGGGCGATGGCGAGGGCGGCTTCTTTTTCACCGGCTCCGGCCGCTTCGACATCGCCGCCCCCGCGACGGGGCGCGTCTTCCATCTCTCGCGCGACCGCAAGCTGCGCTGCGTCGCGCGCGATATCCGTTTCGCCAACGGCATCGCGCTCTCGCCGGACCGGCGGCGTCTCTTCGTCAACGCCCATCTCGGCAAGGAGCTGCTGGTCTTCGAGCATCGGCCCGATCATGGCCTGGACGGCGGCCGACGCTTCCTTCATCTGCCCGACCTGCTGCCCGAGCCCGCCTTCGCCAACGGCTATACGGGCGGCGACGGCCTCAAGATCGACCGGGCGGGCCGGCTCTATATCTGCCAGTTCGGCGCTGCGCGCATCCTGATCTGCGATCCCGACGGCCGGCTCGTCACGGCGCTCGCCATACCCGACCGCGACGTCACCAACATCGGATTCGGCCCGGACGAAGCGACCCTGTTCGTGACGGCCGTCAGCGATTCCTGGACCGAGCCCTATCCCGGCTCCGTCTATCGGTTCGCCAATCCGGTGACCCCATCCGCACATGGGCGCCAGTGA
- a CDS encoding DMT family transporter, whose translation MAALAVALAGCVWGALWIPLRHLETTGLVGPWGNIGAGAAAVLVMLPLAIWRMRRTRPSWSLLLMGLFGGAAFNLYNNGVMISDVVHVMLLFYLTPIWSTLLARFFLGQPITGSRIVTIVLGFAGLAIVLGAGSWLPIPQRLGDWLALCSGVLWALAAVLLRKREEIPPYDSSFSFFAVGLVTAVLVPLLVMPAALLDHVPGMADITRSLPWIVLLGPLLWVPAQLLLMWGTKRLDPGRVGILLMGEALVGAATAALLTDEPFGWREILGGLLILSAGLIDTLLSGTMAKATQPASA comes from the coding sequence TTGGCGGCCCTGGCTGTCGCGCTCGCCGGCTGCGTCTGGGGAGCGCTCTGGATTCCGCTGCGTCATCTGGAGACCACGGGCCTGGTCGGTCCCTGGGGCAACATCGGCGCCGGTGCCGCGGCGGTGCTCGTCATGCTGCCGCTGGCGATCTGGCGGATGCGCCGGACGCGGCCGAGCTGGTCCCTGCTGCTGATGGGGCTGTTCGGCGGGGCAGCCTTCAATCTCTACAACAACGGCGTGATGATCTCCGATGTCGTCCATGTGATGCTGCTGTTCTATCTGACGCCGATCTGGAGCACGCTGCTGGCGCGCTTCTTCCTCGGCCAGCCGATCACGGGCTCCAGGATCGTCACGATCGTGCTGGGATTCGCGGGGCTCGCGATCGTGCTGGGTGCCGGGAGCTGGCTGCCGATCCCGCAGCGGCTGGGCGACTGGCTGGCGCTTTGCTCGGGCGTGCTCTGGGCGCTGGCGGCGGTGCTGCTGCGCAAGCGCGAGGAGATCCCGCCCTACGATTCGAGCTTCTCCTTCTTCGCCGTCGGCCTGGTGACGGCGGTGCTGGTGCCGTTGCTCGTCATGCCGGCCGCGCTTCTCGATCACGTGCCGGGCATGGCGGACATCACGCGCTCCTTGCCCTGGATCGTCCTGCTGGGGCCGCTCCTGTGGGTGCCGGCGCAGCTCCTGCTGATGTGGGGAACCAAGCGCCTGGATCCCGGTCGCGTCGGCATCCTGCTGATGGGCGAGGCGCTGGTGGGGGCGGCCACCGCGGCGCTCCTGACCGACGAGCCCTTCGGTTGGCGCGAAATCCTCGGCGGTCTCCTGATCCTGAGTGCCGGCCTGATCGACACGCTGCTGTCGGGCACGATGGCCAAGGCGACCCAGCCCGCCTCGGCTTGA
- a CDS encoding ABC transporter substrate-binding protein, with product MDRRFFTRILGAAALTAALMAGASAQAAVPESKDTIKLAINEWTGQHITTYVAGEVLKKMGYNVEYTVAGYLPQFEAIQDGTVTASLEIWSNNVGDAYKAASATGKVEDLGKLGLVAGEGWYYPAYVEEKCPGLPDWKAFAKCAELFSTPETFPQGRLLDYPLDWGARNVEILKALKLPFVSVPGGSEGALVAEMKAAYAKKEPLVMMFWTPHWIFAEMDLHKVDLPPYSEACMNDPKAGPFPDVTGDCFVDTPITFKVAWAGMKDKWPAAYRFLKSFTFSADDQIPLIHKIDAEGKDLEAVVKEWVDQNEAKWKPQMDAALAGS from the coding sequence ATGGATCGCAGGTTTTTCACCCGGATTCTAGGGGCGGCGGCCCTCACGGCCGCCCTGATGGCGGGCGCATCGGCGCAAGCGGCGGTGCCCGAGAGCAAGGACACGATCAAGCTCGCCATCAATGAGTGGACCGGGCAGCACATCACCACCTATGTGGCGGGCGAGGTGCTGAAGAAGATGGGCTACAACGTCGAATACACGGTCGCAGGCTATCTGCCGCAGTTCGAGGCGATCCAGGACGGGACCGTCACCGCGAGCCTCGAAATCTGGTCGAACAACGTGGGCGACGCCTACAAGGCCGCGAGCGCCACGGGCAAGGTCGAGGATCTCGGCAAGCTCGGGCTGGTGGCGGGCGAGGGCTGGTACTACCCGGCCTATGTCGAGGAGAAATGCCCGGGCCTTCCGGACTGGAAGGCGTTCGCGAAATGCGCCGAGCTGTTCTCGACGCCCGAAACCTTCCCGCAAGGCCGGCTACTCGATTATCCGCTCGATTGGGGCGCGCGCAACGTCGAGATCCTCAAGGCGCTGAAGCTGCCCTTCGTGTCAGTGCCGGGTGGTAGCGAGGGCGCGCTGGTGGCGGAGATGAAGGCGGCTTACGCGAAGAAAGAGCCGCTCGTCATGATGTTCTGGACGCCGCACTGGATCTTCGCCGAGATGGACCTGCACAAGGTCGATCTGCCGCCCTACAGCGAAGCCTGCATGAACGACCCGAAGGCGGGACCGTTCCCGGACGTGACCGGCGACTGCTTCGTCGACACGCCGATCACCTTCAAGGTGGCCTGGGCCGGCATGAAGGACAAATGGCCGGCAGCCTATCGCTTCCTCAAGTCCTTCACCTTCTCGGCCGACGATCAGATCCCGCTGATCCACAAGATCGACGCCGAGGGCAAGGATCTCGAGGCGGTGGTGAAGGAATGGGTCGATCAGAACGAGGCCAAGTGGAAGCCGCAGATGGACGCGGCCCTGGCCGGCAGCTGA
- a CDS encoding quaternary amine ABC transporter ATP-binding protein, translating into MAREVKLSCRNLWKVYGANADSFFPDREGKVADAAQQARQIRDSGHVVAVGDASFDVHQGEIFIIMGLSGSGKSTIVRCLSRLVEPTAGHVFFNGADLLKASREALTDIRRHKMGMVFQNFGLMPHLNVIDNVAFPLKVQGMAPQARLQRAAEMLELVGLKGRERSYPSQLSGGQQQRVGIARSLAVEPELWFLDEPFSALDPLIRRQMQDEFLRLQKLLHKTIVFITHDFLEALRLGDRIAIMKDGAVVQIGTPSEVVTRPADAYVAEFTRDVPRVKVITAQDVMTPVASEVEIGGTVPMHLSLEMVIPRFESAVEALACTDESGEVRGHITAQGVLAALAAEAAVAEGTAAR; encoded by the coding sequence ATGGCGCGTGAGGTCAAGCTTTCCTGCCGTAACCTGTGGAAGGTCTACGGCGCGAATGCCGACAGCTTTTTCCCGGATCGCGAAGGCAAGGTCGCGGACGCCGCCCAGCAGGCGCGCCAGATCCGCGACAGCGGCCATGTGGTGGCGGTGGGCGACGCCTCCTTCGACGTGCACCAGGGCGAGATCTTCATCATCATGGGGCTCTCGGGCTCCGGCAAATCCACCATCGTGCGCTGCCTCTCGCGCCTGGTGGAGCCGACGGCGGGCCATGTCTTCTTCAACGGCGCCGATCTGCTCAAAGCCTCGCGCGAGGCCCTGACCGACATCCGCCGCCACAAGATGGGCATGGTGTTCCAGAATTTCGGGCTCATGCCGCATCTCAACGTCATCGACAATGTCGCCTTCCCGCTGAAGGTGCAGGGGATGGCGCCGCAGGCGCGCCTGCAGCGCGCGGCCGAGATGCTGGAGCTGGTGGGCCTCAAGGGCCGCGAGCGCAGCTATCCGAGCCAGCTTTCGGGCGGCCAGCAGCAGCGCGTCGGCATCGCCCGCAGCCTCGCGGTCGAGCCCGAGCTCTGGTTCCTCGACGAGCCCTTTTCGGCGCTCGACCCCCTGATCCGCCGGCAGATGCAGGACGAGTTCCTGCGGCTGCAGAAGCTCCTGCACAAGACCATCGTCTTCATCACCCACGATTTCCTCGAGGCCCTCAGGCTCGGCGACCGGATCGCCATCATGAAGGACGGCGCCGTGGTCCAGATCGGGACCCCGTCCGAGGTCGTGACCCGTCCCGCCGATGCCTATGTCGCCGAGTTCACCCGCGACGTGCCGCGCGTGAAGGTCATCACGGCGCAGGACGTGATGACGCCGGTGGCGTCCGAGGTCGAGATCGGCGGCACGGTACCGATGCATCTCTCGCTCGAGATGGTGATCCCGCGCTTCGAGAGCGCGGTGGAGGCGCTCGCCTGTACCGACGAGAGCGGCGAGGTCCGCGGCCACATTACGGCCCAGGGCGTGCTCGCGGCGCTGGCGGCGGAAGCGGCGGTGGCGGAGGGGACGGCGGCGCGATGA
- a CDS encoding ABC transporter permease, translating into MTAVAGTGGLPAAATKRIDGWALVWAGIFAFCLICFLLRGEWPWLLQYPAEWVAPIDAWMNDSMREVVGWFKFVFRALSWLLEFPMLWLRGLLHWLPWPAVVLAATAMAHAAGGWRLAWFTALSLFYMVVTGYWDESMVTLALVGIAVPLSASIGLFLGLWGAHSSRVRRVLEPILDVMQTVPTFSYLTPLILFLGYGPVVGLVASAIFAIPPMVRNVMISVANVAPNITEAGQMAGCSDRQLTWWVQVPAAMPGIMLGLNQCIMAALSMVIIAATIGGFADIGWEVISTLRKAEFGQSLLAGIVIALLAMMLDRVGHGFSRRAGQTRLPAEGPIWQRHPYLTFALVVLVASLLLQYVIPAVRDWPEGWVIRPAKPLNDMVNWIVINWGGALDAVKNAALFFYMLPLRIGLVNSVRANYWGFDMSPTVAAVYVAILLAIAALAWRRWGWRGLVPVAILGGLYYFGTTGTPWPAFMAVVIALAYGAGGWRLGLFAFLSMGFMLIGGAWTPAMWSIYLMIGSVVLSFVIGVALGIWAASNDRVSAVLRPINDTLQTMPQFVYLIPIIMLFKIGDFSALLAIMSYAIVPAIRYTEHGLRSVPGHVVEAAHMIGCTERQILWQVRLPIALPQIMLGLNQTIMLGITMLVIAALVGTRDLGQMVFGSMTMANFGMGVIAGGSIALMAMLSDRVFQALSAKQARRLGLSA; encoded by the coding sequence ATGACGGCGGTGGCAGGCACGGGCGGCCTGCCGGCCGCCGCGACCAAGCGCATCGATGGCTGGGCCCTGGTCTGGGCGGGGATCTTCGCCTTTTGCCTGATCTGCTTCCTGCTGCGGGGCGAATGGCCCTGGCTGCTGCAATACCCCGCGGAATGGGTCGCTCCCATCGACGCCTGGATGAACGATTCCATGCGCGAGGTGGTGGGCTGGTTCAAGTTCGTCTTCCGCGCGCTCTCCTGGCTGCTCGAATTCCCGATGCTGTGGCTGCGCGGCCTGCTGCATTGGCTGCCCTGGCCCGCGGTGGTGCTGGCGGCGACCGCGATGGCGCATGCCGCCGGCGGCTGGCGGCTCGCCTGGTTCACGGCCCTCTCGCTCTTCTACATGGTCGTCACCGGCTATTGGGACGAGAGCATGGTGACGCTGGCGCTGGTCGGCATCGCGGTGCCGCTCTCGGCCTCGATCGGCCTCTTCCTCGGGCTCTGGGGCGCCCATTCGTCGCGCGTGCGCCGCGTCCTCGAGCCGATCCTCGACGTGATGCAGACGGTGCCGACCTTCTCCTACCTCACGCCCCTGATCCTGTTCCTGGGCTACGGGCCGGTGGTGGGGCTGGTGGCGAGCGCCATCTTCGCCATCCCGCCGATGGTGCGGAACGTGATGATCAGCGTCGCCAATGTGGCGCCCAACATCACCGAGGCCGGCCAGATGGCGGGCTGCAGCGACCGGCAGCTCACTTGGTGGGTGCAGGTGCCGGCCGCCATGCCCGGCATCATGCTGGGCCTCAACCAGTGCATCATGGCGGCCTTGAGCATGGTGATCATCGCGGCCACCATCGGCGGCTTCGCCGATATCGGCTGGGAGGTGATCTCGACGCTGCGCAAGGCCGAGTTCGGGCAGAGCCTGCTGGCCGGCATCGTTATCGCGCTCTTGGCCATGATGCTCGACCGCGTCGGCCACGGCTTCAGCCGGCGCGCCGGCCAGACGCGGCTGCCGGCCGAAGGGCCGATCTGGCAGCGCCATCCCTACCTGACCTTCGCCCTCGTCGTGCTGGTGGCGAGCCTGCTGCTGCAGTACGTGATCCCGGCGGTCCGGGACTGGCCGGAAGGCTGGGTCATCCGGCCGGCCAAGCCGCTCAACGACATGGTCAACTGGATCGTGATCAATTGGGGCGGGGCGCTCGACGCGGTGAAGAACGCGGCGCTGTTCTTCTACATGCTTCCCCTGCGCATCGGCCTGGTGAACTCGGTGCGCGCCAATTATTGGGGCTTCGACATGTCGCCGACCGTGGCGGCGGTCTATGTCGCGATCCTGCTGGCGATCGCGGCCCTCGCCTGGCGGCGCTGGGGCTGGCGCGGGCTGGTGCCGGTCGCGATCCTGGGCGGGCTCTATTACTTCGGCACCACCGGCACGCCCTGGCCGGCCTTCATGGCCGTGGTGATCGCACTCGCCTATGGGGCCGGCGGCTGGCGGCTCGGCCTCTTCGCCTTCCTGTCGATGGGCTTCATGCTGATCGGCGGCGCCTGGACGCCGGCGATGTGGAGCATCTACCTGATGATCGGCAGCGTCGTGCTGTCCTTCGTCATCGGCGTGGCGCTCGGCATCTGGGCCGCCTCGAACGATCGCGTCTCCGCGGTCCTGCGGCCGATCAACGACACGCTCCAGACCATGCCGCAGTTCGTCTATCTCATCCCGATCATCATGCTGTTCAAGATCGGCGATTTCTCGGCGCTGCTGGCGATCATGTCCTACGCGATCGTGCCGGCGATCCGCTACACCGAGCATGGCCTGCGCAGCGTGCCGGGCCATGTGGTCGAGGCGGCGCATATGATCGGCTGCACCGAGCGGCAAATCCTCTGGCAGGTGCGCCTGCCGATCGCGCTGCCGCAGATCATGCTGGGCCTCAACCAGACCATCATGCTCGGCATCACCATGCTGGTGATCGCGGCCCTCGTCGGCACGCGCGACCTGGGGCAGATGGTGTTCGGCTCCATGACCATGGCGAATTTCGGCATGGGCGTCATCGCCGGCGGCTCGATCGCGCTCATGGCGATGCTGTCGGACCGCGTGTTCCAGGCGCTCAGCGCCAAGCAGGCCCGGCGCCTGGGCCTCAGCGCCTGA